Proteins from a single region of Acidimicrobiia bacterium:
- a CDS encoding polyprenyl synthetase family protein — protein MDVPSIQDMVPLPHVWEQIERTETRLMDASESRDPFLTKVAQHLLAAGGKRFRPLLALIAADFGPANDDRPIEAGVAVELIHVGSLYHDDVIDEATIRRGADSANANWDNTVAILAGDFLMARASEVAATHLGQESVRLLASTYAELVEGQTRELQLDFDLDHDPEAYFQVIGGKTAALIRTSARLGAMAADADDATVEALSSWAWELGLVFQIADDALDLVATESFLGKPAGSDIREGKMTLPVLLAAAGSDGGRIRDALGKPPYDDARVNEVISIVRAGGYVEQSLQEAERRIATADAAVATLPDIPTRAVLSSLAQFLLDQVTAARSG, from the coding sequence ATGGACGTACCGAGTATTCAAGATATGGTTCCGCTCCCCCACGTTTGGGAGCAGATCGAACGTACCGAAACGCGCCTCATGGACGCCTCGGAATCGCGCGACCCTTTCCTCACGAAGGTCGCCCAACACCTCCTGGCCGCCGGCGGCAAGCGGTTCCGGCCGTTGCTCGCTCTGATCGCTGCCGACTTCGGGCCAGCCAACGATGACCGACCCATCGAAGCCGGCGTGGCGGTTGAACTCATCCACGTCGGGAGCCTCTATCACGACGATGTGATCGACGAAGCCACCATCCGACGGGGGGCCGATTCGGCCAACGCCAACTGGGACAACACGGTTGCGATACTGGCTGGCGACTTCCTGATGGCGCGCGCCTCGGAGGTCGCTGCCACCCACCTCGGGCAGGAATCGGTTCGCCTTCTGGCAAGCACCTACGCCGAACTTGTCGAGGGTCAGACCCGCGAACTCCAACTCGATTTCGATCTCGACCACGATCCGGAGGCCTACTTCCAGGTCATCGGTGGCAAGACCGCCGCGTTGATTCGCACGTCGGCCCGTCTGGGAGCCATGGCCGCCGACGCCGATGACGCGACCGTCGAAGCCTTGTCGTCGTGGGCATGGGAGCTTGGCCTCGTGTTTCAGATCGCCGACGACGCCCTCGACCTGGTCGCAACCGAGTCGTTTCTCGGCAAGCCGGCCGGATCAGATATTCGAGAGGGAAAGATGACTCTGCCGGTGCTCCTGGCTGCCGCCGGGTCCGACGGCGGCAGAATTCGAGATGCGCTCGGGAAGCCGCCGTACGACGACGCCCGCGTCAATGAGGTGATCTCCATCGTCCGGGCCGGCGGATACGTCGAGCAGTCTCTCCAGGAAGCGGAGCGACGCATCGCAACGGCAGACGCGGCGGTCGCCACCCTTCCTGACATTCCAACCAGGGCCGTGCTTTCAAGCCTTGCCCAATTCCTCCTGGACCAGGTGACCGCCGCCCGCTCCGGTTAA
- the lysS gene encoding lysine--tRNA ligase: MSDETTPEEQLDDRAGLADHPLTAVRLAKLEELRSRDINPYPHTFKPDAVAAEIHALYVGLEPGAETGTSVTVAGRLLNVRSFGKLRFGVLQDRSGQIQLFVSKAVLGDDAFEIFDLIDNGDWVGAHGEVITTKKGELSIRVDRFEILSKALRPFPDKWHGLQDQERRYRQRYLDLTVNEEARATARARIATVRSLRRSFEERGFLEVETPMLQAKPGGALARPFITHHTALDMDMYLRIAPELYLKRLIVGGMHKVFEINRNFRNEGMDTSHNPEFTMLESYEAFADYEDVMELTEEVVAAAALDVTGATTVMYQDRELDLAPPFRRLPMLEAVNEQLDLNISYDMPVDELRKLAGDLQIKVEPSWGVGKLVTALFEATIEDRLWEPTFVIDYPVEVSPLSKRHRSNPQVTERFELIVAGRELANAFTELNDPAEQRRRFEEQAAARVAGDDEAHPIDEDYVRALEYGLPPTAGLGLGVDRLVMILTNHASIREVVLFPHLRPE; this comes from the coding sequence ATGTCAGATGAGACCACCCCCGAAGAACAACTCGATGATCGCGCCGGCTTGGCCGATCATCCACTCACGGCCGTTCGGTTGGCCAAGCTCGAGGAGCTCAGGTCGCGCGATATCAACCCCTATCCGCACACGTTCAAACCAGATGCGGTTGCCGCCGAGATTCATGCGCTTTATGTCGGCCTCGAACCGGGCGCGGAGACCGGGACGTCGGTGACGGTGGCCGGGCGACTTCTGAATGTACGGTCCTTTGGCAAACTGCGGTTCGGGGTATTGCAGGACCGTTCGGGTCAGATTCAATTGTTTGTTTCCAAAGCGGTTCTCGGCGACGATGCGTTCGAGATATTCGACCTCATCGACAACGGCGACTGGGTTGGAGCACACGGCGAGGTCATCACGACGAAAAAGGGCGAGTTGAGCATCCGGGTCGATCGCTTCGAGATTCTCTCCAAGGCGTTGCGTCCGTTTCCTGACAAATGGCACGGCCTTCAGGACCAGGAGCGCCGCTATCGACAGCGGTATCTCGATCTGACCGTCAACGAGGAAGCCCGGGCCACGGCCAGGGCCCGGATCGCCACGGTTCGGTCTCTTCGCCGGTCATTTGAGGAGCGGGGATTTCTCGAAGTCGAGACCCCGATGCTCCAGGCGAAGCCCGGCGGAGCCCTCGCCCGGCCGTTCATAACCCATCACACGGCGCTTGACATGGACATGTACCTGCGGATTGCTCCGGAGCTGTACTTGAAGCGTCTGATAGTCGGGGGGATGCACAAAGTCTTCGAGATAAACCGCAACTTCCGCAATGAAGGCATGGATACCTCCCACAACCCCGAGTTCACGATGCTCGAATCGTATGAGGCGTTCGCCGACTACGAAGACGTTATGGAGTTGACCGAGGAAGTTGTAGCGGCTGCGGCCCTTGATGTGACGGGAGCGACGACTGTGATGTATCAGGATCGGGAACTCGATCTCGCCCCTCCGTTTCGTCGGTTGCCCATGCTTGAGGCCGTCAATGAGCAGCTCGACCTCAACATCAGTTACGACATGCCCGTCGACGAACTGCGCAAGCTGGCCGGAGATCTACAGATCAAGGTCGAGCCGTCCTGGGGTGTCGGGAAACTGGTTACTGCGTTGTTTGAAGCGACCATCGAAGATCGGTTGTGGGAGCCGACGTTCGTGATCGACTACCCGGTTGAGGTATCACCACTTTCCAAGCGCCATCGGTCGAATCCTCAGGTGACGGAGCGGTTCGAGTTGATAGTCGCCGGTCGCGAACTGGCCAATGCCTTTACCGAGTTGAACGACCCGGCCGAGCAAAGGCGCCGGTTTGAGGAGCAGGCGGCCGCCAGGGTGGCCGGCGATGATGAGGCGCACCCGATCGATGAGGATTATGTTCGAGCACTCGAATATGGTCTTCCCCCGACGGCTGGTCTCGGGCTGGGGGTCGACCGCCTGGTAATGATCCTCACCAACCATGCCAGCATCAGGGAAGTCGTGCTGTTCCCGCATCTCCGTCCCGAGTAG